One part of the Pandoraea faecigallinarum genome encodes these proteins:
- a CDS encoding Flp family type IVb pilin — translation MQANRASQSGRQRRLSRQKGVTALEYGILAAIVAVIIGGTVYTNMSTILSSVFSSVSSAATSAAH, via the coding sequence ATGCAAGCAAATCGAGCAAGCCAATCCGGTCGCCAGCGCAGACTGTCCCGGCAAAAGGGTGTGACCGCGCTGGAGTACGGCATTCTGGCGGCCATCGTCGCAGTCATCATCGGTGGCACGGTCTACACGAACATGAGCACCATCTTGTCGAGTGTCTTCAGTTCGGTGAGTTCGGCCGCAACGTCGGCGGCGCACTGA